One window of the Thermococcus sp. P6 genome contains the following:
- a CDS encoding ATP-dependent DNA ligase, with translation MRYSELSNLYTRLEKTTLKTLKTRLVADFLKRTPDELLDVVPYLILGKVFPDWDERELGIGEKLLLKAVSMATGVPERELEGAIRNTGDLGESVALALKRKRQKSFFSQPLTIKRVYETFVKIAEATGEGSQDRKLKYLVNLFMDASPEEGKYLTRTVLGTMRTGVAEGLMRDAIAEAFEVSPELVERAYMLTSDFGYVAKIARTEGNEGLSKVKMQVGKPVRPMLAQNAASVEEALKEMGGKAAFEIKYDGARVQVHRDGERVLIYSRRLENVTKSIPEVVEAIRESVRARKVIIEGELVAVGDDGRPRPFQYVLRRFRRKYNIEEMIEKIPLELNLFDVLYVDGDTLIDLPFSERRKRLEEAVSESGRIKLARQLVTDDPGEAEAFYREALELGHEGLMAKRLDSVYEPGNRGKKWLKIKPTMEDLDLVIVGAEWGEGRRAHLLGSFLVAAFDTNSGEFVPVGKVGSGFTDEDLAEFTRMLKPLIVREEGKYVEIEPRVVIQVTYQEIQKSPKYKSGFALRFPRYVALREDKSPEEADTIERIAQLYRLQERFKAGK, from the coding sequence GTGAGGTATTCGGAGTTAAGCAATCTTTACACCCGCCTTGAAAAAACCACGCTGAAAACCCTGAAGACCCGCCTCGTGGCCGATTTCCTCAAAAGGACTCCCGATGAGCTTCTTGACGTAGTCCCTTACCTGATCCTCGGAAAGGTGTTCCCGGACTGGGACGAGCGCGAGCTCGGTATCGGTGAGAAGCTTCTCCTGAAGGCCGTCTCCATGGCCACGGGCGTTCCCGAGAGGGAGCTCGAGGGGGCAATCAGGAACACGGGGGACCTCGGCGAGAGCGTGGCCCTGGCACTGAAGAGAAAGAGGCAGAAGAGCTTCTTCTCACAGCCCCTGACGATAAAAAGGGTTTACGAGACGTTTGTTAAAATAGCGGAGGCTACGGGCGAGGGAAGTCAGGACAGGAAGCTGAAGTACCTCGTGAACCTCTTCATGGACGCCTCCCCGGAGGAGGGCAAGTACCTTACGAGAACGGTCCTCGGAACCATGAGGACGGGCGTCGCCGAGGGACTGATGAGGGACGCCATAGCCGAGGCCTTTGAGGTTTCTCCGGAGCTCGTGGAGAGGGCCTACATGCTCACGAGCGATTTTGGCTATGTGGCAAAGATCGCCAGGACTGAGGGGAACGAAGGCCTTTCTAAAGTGAAAATGCAGGTGGGGAAGCCGGTAAGGCCAATGCTGGCCCAGAACGCGGCCAGCGTGGAGGAAGCCCTTAAGGAAATGGGGGGAAAGGCCGCCTTTGAGATAAAGTACGACGGTGCGCGCGTTCAGGTCCACAGGGACGGCGAGAGGGTTCTCATCTATTCGAGGAGGCTCGAGAACGTGACGAAGTCCATCCCCGAGGTGGTGGAGGCCATAAGGGAGAGCGTCAGGGCCCGGAAGGTTATTATCGAGGGGGAGCTCGTTGCCGTCGGAGATGACGGAAGACCCCGCCCCTTCCAGTACGTTCTCCGGAGGTTCAGGAGGAAGTACAACATCGAGGAGATGATAGAGAAGATCCCCCTCGAGCTGAACCTCTTTGACGTGCTCTACGTCGACGGCGATACCCTCATAGACCTGCCCTTCTCCGAGCGCAGGAAGAGGCTTGAGGAAGCGGTTTCCGAAAGCGGGCGGATAAAACTGGCGAGACAGCTGGTTACGGACGACCCGGGTGAGGCTGAGGCGTTCTACAGGGAGGCCCTCGAGCTCGGCCACGAGGGTCTGATGGCCAAAAGGCTCGATTCGGTTTACGAACCCGGGAACAGGGGTAAGAAATGGCTCAAGATAAAGCCGACGATGGAGGATCTGGACCTCGTCATCGTTGGTGCGGAATGGGGGGAGGGGAGAAGGGCCCACCTCCTTGGATCGTTCCTCGTGGCCGCTTTTGACACCAACAGCGGTGAGTTCGTTCCGGTTGGAAAGGTGGGGAGCGGTTTCACGGACGAGGACCTCGCCGAGTTCACGAGAATGCTGAAACCCCTGATAGTCCGGGAGGAGGGCAAATACGTTGAGATAGAGCCCAGGGTGGTTATACAGGTCACCTATCAGGAGATACAGAAGAGTCCAAAATACAAAAGCGGTTTTGCCCTTCGTTTCCCGCGCTACGTCGCCCTGAGGGAGGACAAAAGCCCCGAGGAAGCGGACACCATAGAGCGCATAGCCCAGCTCTACAGACTGCAGGAGAGGTTCAAAGCGGGGAAGTAA
- a CDS encoding pantoate kinase: MLIKAFVPSHITAFFVPRFHEDPLKAGSLGAGLNLDKGTTVLLNVEEGPERHVYVAFNGEPVKKEEARISYSVAEELLPGDFMGEVEVWQYFDFPNGYGFGNSGAGALGTALALSHAFKNKTVLQAAQIAHKHEVLNKGGLGDVIAQLAGGIEVRIKEGAPGVGVADNLFFDDYRVLVVPLGRLSTKKILDSEVVRAIELHGRPALERLLREPTPERMMALAREFAEKTGLLSGELLDIARELDGILRNPASMIMLGRGLFALVRDDEVERAKVLLSDMDLPYDVTGIYTRKPEVGRWRG; encoded by the coding sequence ATGCTGATCAAGGCGTTTGTTCCATCGCATATAACGGCGTTCTTCGTTCCAAGGTTTCATGAGGATCCCCTTAAAGCGGGCTCCCTCGGTGCGGGCTTGAACCTCGATAAGGGAACCACCGTTCTTCTGAACGTGGAGGAAGGCCCTGAGAGGCACGTCTATGTGGCCTTCAACGGCGAACCCGTGAAAAAAGAGGAGGCGAGGATAAGCTATTCCGTGGCGGAGGAACTGCTTCCCGGGGATTTCATGGGAGAGGTTGAGGTCTGGCAGTACTTCGATTTCCCGAACGGTTACGGCTTTGGCAACAGCGGTGCTGGAGCCCTTGGCACGGCTCTGGCGCTTTCGCATGCTTTTAAAAATAAAACAGTGCTCCAGGCCGCTCAAATAGCGCACAAACACGAGGTCCTTAACAAAGGAGGGCTGGGGGATGTTATAGCCCAGCTCGCCGGTGGAATCGAGGTCAGGATCAAGGAGGGTGCCCCCGGCGTTGGCGTTGCCGACAACCTCTTCTTCGATGACTACCGCGTCCTCGTGGTTCCTCTCGGGAGGCTCTCGACAAAGAAAATCCTCGATAGCGAGGTTGTCAGGGCCATAGAGCTTCATGGAAGGCCCGCACTGGAAAGGCTCCTCAGGGAGCCGACCCCTGAAAGGATGATGGCACTGGCGAGGGAGTTCGCCGAGAAGACGGGACTGCTCTCGGGTGAGCTTCTGGATATTGCGAGGGAGCTCGACGGAATACTGAGGAATCCAGCGTCGATGATAATGCTCGGAAGGGGCCTGTTCGCCCTCGTCCGGGACGATGAGGTGGAGAGGGCCAAGGTCCTGCTCTCGGATATGGACCTCCCCTACGACGTAACCGGAATCTACACCCGGAAGCCCGAGGTAGGGCGGTGGAGGGGCTAA
- a CDS encoding ABC transporter ATP-binding protein: MKVIEVEGLKKRLGGREVLGGVSFHVGKGEIYGFLGPNGAGKTTTIRTILGLLRKDGGSVRLFGKAPTRDVFRRIGVVFEYETLNPEWTVLENLRFVAYAQGRDMGEVEDSLETVGFPREHRDKKFRELSKGMKRKVSLASALVHEPELLILDEPTSGLDPTARIEVRKLLLKLRDEGKTVFFSSHNLPEVQKIADRAAIISNGITKAEFSLRDVEDLEAVYLKLVGGSP, from the coding sequence GTGAAGGTTATAGAGGTTGAGGGGTTGAAGAAACGTCTTGGTGGTAGGGAGGTCCTTGGGGGAGTTTCCTTTCACGTGGGGAAAGGGGAGATCTACGGCTTCCTCGGGCCCAACGGGGCCGGGAAGACCACGACGATAAGAACCATTCTCGGACTCCTGAGGAAAGACGGGGGAAGCGTGAGGCTGTTTGGAAAGGCACCCACGCGGGATGTTTTCAGACGCATCGGAGTGGTTTTTGAATACGAAACCCTGAATCCAGAGTGGACCGTTCTTGAAAACCTCAGGTTTGTTGCTTATGCTCAGGGGAGGGATATGGGCGAAGTTGAGGACTCCCTTGAGACCGTTGGGTTCCCGCGGGAGCACCGGGACAAAAAATTCAGGGAGCTTTCAAAAGGGATGAAGAGGAAGGTTTCCCTTGCATCGGCCCTCGTCCACGAGCCTGAACTTTTGATCCTCGATGAGCCGACGAGCGGGCTCGATCCCACCGCCCGGATCGAGGTCAGAAAACTTCTTCTGAAGCTGAGAGACGAGGGCAAGACGGTGTTCTTCTCATCCCACAACCTTCCCGAGGTCCAGAAAATAGCCGATAGGGCCGCCATAATCTCCAACGGCATCACGAAAGCTGAGTTCTCACTTCGGGATGTGGAGGACCTTGAGGCGGTGTACCTCAAACTTGTGGGGGGTTCACCATGA
- a CDS encoding Na+/H+ antiporter NhaC family protein: MSDFGLLSLLPPLVAIILAIWTKRVILALFSGVWIGGVMVAGWNPITGTTQTLDWLVANAIDDWNVKILLFDFLIGAGVGLIYKSGGAMAVGKALTERVRSSRGASLMGWLLGVLVFFDDYTNTIIVGNTMRPITDRTRVSREMLAYIDDSTAAPVAGLALVSTWIGYEVGLIGDAFKDLNVDYGAYTAWLHSVPFRFYSIFAIILVFLVAYTHRHYGPMLKAELRARKEGKVLRDGAKPLMTTEIDLGMPKEDGSVHIFIWPILTLVFVTLYGMWYTGGGGEVYATDGLMGVLGNSDAALALLWGSFAMVVLAFFLVLAMKKMTVEEAEDAMVRGMKQMIIANTILLLAWSIKSATDAVGTAPYVVDLAKSAGVGGGWVPLIVFLIAMFISFTTGTSWGTFSIMLPISIPLAYGITGNVGPEVFASIGAVFAGGIFGDHCSPISDTTIMSSMFSGSDHIDHVSTQVPYALTAASVGIVLYILFAIGLRNWAVLLILGLLLLLGAHYFLSEWYGKKYGVPHGKVPIYVAEE; this comes from the coding sequence ATGTCGGATTTCGGATTGCTGTCTCTGCTACCACCGCTGGTGGCCATTATACTGGCCATATGGACGAAGAGGGTTATACTGGCGCTGTTCTCCGGCGTATGGATTGGGGGAGTGATGGTCGCCGGCTGGAACCCGATTACGGGAACCACCCAGACCCTCGACTGGCTGGTGGCGAACGCCATAGACGACTGGAACGTCAAGATACTGCTCTTCGACTTCCTCATAGGTGCCGGCGTTGGATTGATATACAAATCCGGCGGGGCCATGGCCGTGGGTAAAGCCCTTACCGAGAGGGTAAGGAGCAGCCGCGGTGCTTCGCTGATGGGATGGCTCCTCGGCGTACTGGTATTCTTCGACGACTACACCAACACGATAATCGTGGGCAACACCATGAGGCCGATAACGGACAGGACGAGGGTTTCAAGGGAGATGCTCGCGTACATCGACGACTCAACGGCCGCCCCGGTTGCGGGTCTGGCTTTAGTTTCCACATGGATAGGCTACGAGGTTGGCCTTATCGGTGATGCCTTCAAGGACCTCAACGTTGATTACGGTGCCTACACCGCCTGGCTTCACAGCGTTCCCTTCAGGTTCTACTCGATATTCGCCATAATACTGGTGTTCCTCGTTGCCTACACCCACAGGCACTACGGACCGATGCTCAAGGCCGAGCTCCGCGCGAGGAAGGAGGGGAAGGTTCTCCGCGACGGTGCCAAGCCTCTCATGACCACGGAGATTGACCTCGGGATGCCCAAGGAAGATGGCAGCGTCCACATCTTCATCTGGCCGATACTGACGCTCGTATTCGTCACCCTCTACGGCATGTGGTACACCGGTGGTGGAGGCGAGGTTTACGCCACCGATGGGCTTATGGGAGTCCTTGGAAACTCTGATGCCGCCCTCGCCCTGCTCTGGGGAAGCTTTGCGATGGTTGTCCTGGCCTTCTTCCTGGTGCTGGCGATGAAGAAGATGACCGTGGAGGAGGCCGAAGACGCGATGGTTCGCGGAATGAAGCAGATGATAATCGCCAACACCATTCTGCTCCTCGCGTGGAGCATTAAGAGTGCCACGGATGCCGTTGGAACTGCACCCTACGTGGTTGACCTCGCCAAGAGTGCGGGTGTCGGCGGCGGCTGGGTGCCGCTCATAGTGTTCCTGATAGCAATGTTCATCTCCTTCACGACCGGAACGAGCTGGGGAACCTTCAGCATCATGCTGCCCATATCCATACCGCTCGCCTACGGCATCACGGGCAACGTCGGCCCGGAGGTCTTCGCCAGCATCGGTGCCGTCTTTGCCGGCGGTATCTTCGGAGACCACTGCTCACCGATAAGCGATACCACGATCATGAGCTCGATGTTCTCGGGAAGCGATCACATAGACCACGTGAGCACGCAGGTCCCCTATGCCCTGACAGCCGCGAGCGTTGGAATAGTGCTCTACATTCTCTTTGCCATCGGTCTCCGCAACTGGGCGGTCCTGCTCATACTCGGTCTGCTCCTTCTCTTAGGTGCCCACTACTTCCTGAGCGAGTGGTACGGGAAGAAGTACGGGGTTCCGCACGGGAAGGTGCCGATATACGTGGCCGAGGAGTGA
- a CDS encoding ACT domain-containing protein, with translation MRHYEIIKIEEDGRISIPPEWAYEVGLVKGAYFLVEIDTDLNEAHLERIAMPGKQLVEIELVVKDQPGVLAKITGLLGRQGINILFSEAEEMEQIGLGAIVAVVDVSQAKITLDQLRVELQTIDEVMEVSLKEIK, from the coding sequence ATGAGACACTATGAAATCATAAAAATTGAGGAGGATGGGAGGATAAGCATTCCCCCGGAATGGGCCTATGAAGTGGGACTTGTAAAAGGCGCCTATTTCCTGGTGGAGATCGATACCGATCTAAACGAAGCCCATCTGGAAAGAATAGCCATGCCCGGAAAACAGCTGGTTGAGATCGAGCTTGTGGTCAAAGATCAGCCGGGAGTTCTGGCCAAAATTACGGGATTACTGGGAAGGCAGGGGATAAACATCCTGTTTAGTGAAGCCGAGGAAATGGAGCAAATTGGATTGGGGGCAATAGTTGCCGTCGTTGATGTAAGTCAGGCAAAGATTACTTTAGACCAGCTTCGTGTGGAACTGCAAACAATAGACGAAGTGATGGAGGTATCTTTAAAGGAGATTAAATAA
- a CDS encoding proton-conducting transporter membrane subunit, whose translation MIPLLVAFPLLFAFILSLLPALKMERRSRYLFLTGALSPWVFVPFMRSKLPYGEVVGGWERSAGIEVMIDSYNLPFLAAELILFTAVALYVYSGYYRGKIENKAYVLLLLLHAGLLGAFISRDVFNYYIYMEIASVSGFALVAISKERGARRAAFKYVLFSLLASYMFILAMGILYMKTGYLNLALMKENLTVSRELNVALGLAFTSLLLKSGIFPLHFWLPDAHSKADAPVSALLSGLVVKAPAYGMVLLTLTFPLDPFIHDALLTLAFVSIFFGVFMALLQKNSERFLAYSTVSQMGYVLLGIALSNPLAAAYYAMAHSLFKGGLFLGVGTIAEHYNTRDLSKLSYRDSKPLMVAIILLSFAIGGISPFIGAFGKSMLLEGLKGTEKYLLYFGTIGTITAFIKLNYYLSRKGRGGRIPLKKGVLSLVLGLITLILGAYLYPHLKPLRDLLSIAIAMVLFYALKKAGIFELHPVPAVFEGSELGKEINAYMMIFGATLLFILFNLL comes from the coding sequence ATGATCCCTCTGCTCGTGGCATTTCCCCTGCTATTTGCTTTCATCTTATCCCTGTTGCCCGCCCTTAAAATGGAGAGGCGTTCCAGATACCTTTTCCTGACCGGGGCCCTTTCCCCGTGGGTATTCGTTCCCTTCATGCGTTCAAAACTGCCCTACGGGGAGGTAGTTGGGGGCTGGGAGAGATCCGCCGGAATAGAGGTGATGATCGACTCTTACAACCTCCCCTTTCTGGCCGCAGAGCTGATCCTTTTCACCGCAGTGGCACTCTACGTTTATAGCGGGTATTACCGGGGAAAAATCGAGAATAAGGCTTATGTGCTACTCCTGCTCCTGCATGCCGGTCTTCTTGGCGCCTTTATAAGCAGGGATGTTTTTAACTACTATATCTACATGGAGATAGCCTCTGTTTCGGGTTTTGCTCTGGTTGCGATTTCGAAGGAAAGGGGCGCCAGAAGAGCTGCGTTTAAGTACGTCCTCTTTTCTCTGCTGGCCTCATACATGTTCATTCTCGCCATGGGTATTCTTTATATGAAGACGGGATATTTGAACCTGGCCCTGATGAAGGAGAACCTGACCGTCTCGAGGGAGCTAAACGTTGCGCTGGGGCTGGCATTCACGTCACTCCTTTTAAAGAGCGGTATCTTTCCCCTCCATTTCTGGCTTCCGGATGCCCATTCAAAGGCCGATGCACCGGTAAGTGCCCTGCTTTCCGGTCTGGTGGTTAAGGCGCCCGCCTATGGAATGGTACTTTTGACGTTGACCTTCCCTCTGGATCCGTTTATACACGATGCTCTGCTTACGCTGGCGTTTGTTTCAATCTTCTTCGGGGTGTTTATGGCCCTGCTCCAGAAAAACTCGGAAAGGTTCCTGGCTTATTCTACAGTATCCCAGATGGGCTACGTGCTCCTTGGCATAGCCCTGTCGAATCCCCTGGCTGCTGCCTATTATGCCATGGCTCACTCGCTCTTTAAAGGGGGACTTTTCCTAGGTGTTGGGACAATAGCGGAACATTACAACACCCGCGATCTATCGAAGCTGTCCTACAGGGATAGCAAACCGTTAATGGTTGCAATAATACTTTTAAGCTTTGCAATTGGAGGGATAAGTCCCTTCATTGGCGCATTTGGAAAGAGCATGCTGCTCGAGGGTCTTAAAGGCACGGAGAAGTACCTGTTGTATTTCGGAACGATCGGTACAATCACCGCCTTCATAAAACTCAATTATTATCTCTCCCGGAAAGGCAGAGGGGGCCGTATTCCACTGAAGAAAGGAGTCCTTTCACTGGTGCTGGGACTGATCACGCTGATCCTTGGGGCATACCTCTATCCCCATTTAAAGCCGTTGAGGGATCTTCTGAGCATTGCCATTGCTATGGTGCTGTTCTATGCCCTTAAGAAAGCTGGAATCTTTGAGCTCCATCCGGTCCCGGCGGTTTTTGAGGGTTCTGAACTTGGCAAAGAAATAAACGCATACATGATGATCTTTGGTGCAACACTGCTGTTCATCTTATTTAATCTCCTTTAA
- a CDS encoding cation:proton antiporter subunit C, which yields MISAEMAGIVIMLIGLYGLMTKRNLIKLVLSVNVVSVGLVLFFIGVGYIEGGDVPILPSETIVDPLPATLMLTTLVVDVAITSLALAIILKMRGEEE from the coding sequence GTGATTAGTGCGGAAATGGCGGGCATTGTAATAATGCTGATTGGCCTCTATGGCCTCATGACGAAAAGGAACCTGATTAAATTAGTGCTCTCGGTAAACGTGGTTTCCGTGGGTTTAGTTCTCTTTTTCATCGGCGTGGGCTATATCGAAGGGGGAGACGTCCCGATACTCCCCTCTGAAACCATCGTGGATCCCCTGCCGGCCACCCTGATGCTCACCACCCTCGTGGTCGATGTTGCGATTACCTCCCTCGCTCTGGCAATAATCCTGAAGATGAGGGGTGAGGAGGAATGA
- a CDS encoding Na(+)/H(+) antiporter subunit B gives MKMTPIVRTTTKLVSPFLVTYSVYLMVYGHLSPGGGFQAGVILAVSIILLITSHGYKRVRKTFKFWEVQFIEGISGAFLVFLGILGTFFGGFFYNFLKGGATGTLLSGGIIPLFNVGVALKVGAAFTFMFYILLRWVERD, from the coding sequence ATGAAAATGACCCCCATAGTGAGAACAACCACGAAGCTCGTGAGTCCATTTCTGGTTACCTATTCCGTCTACCTGATGGTATACGGCCACCTGAGTCCGGGTGGAGGATTTCAGGCGGGGGTCATTTTAGCGGTCAGCATTATTCTGTTGATAACCTCCCATGGATACAAACGGGTTAGAAAGACGTTTAAATTCTGGGAAGTCCAGTTCATAGAGGGAATATCGGGGGCTTTTTTAGTTTTTCTGGGGATTCTGGGGACCTTCTTTGGGGGCTTTTTCTACAATTTCCTGAAAGGAGGCGCTACCGGAACTCTACTAAGCGGGGGGATAATCCCTCTTTTTAATGTAGGGGTGGCCCTGAAGGTGGGTGCGGCCTTTACGTTCATGTTCTACATCCTGCTGAGGTGGGTGGAACGTGATTAG
- a CDS encoding hydrogenase subunit MbhD domain-containing protein, producing the protein MPGTILELLLIVMIILSIAVVEEENLVNAVVKYAFLSLAFVLALVLLKAPDVALSAIVVGALVIGLFLFTIREVEK; encoded by the coding sequence ATGCCTGGGACAATCCTTGAACTTCTCCTTATAGTGATGATAATCCTTTCCATCGCGGTCGTCGAGGAAGAGAACCTTGTTAATGCGGTAGTCAAATATGCTTTCTTGAGTCTGGCTTTTGTTCTGGCACTCGTGCTCCTGAAAGCTCCTGACGTTGCCCTGTCTGCAATAGTTGTGGGGGCCCTCGTAATAGGGCTGTTTCTCTTCACCATCAGGGAGGTGGAGAAATGA
- the mnhG gene encoding monovalent cation/H(+) antiporter subunit G: MIEYLFLLLGESIMIFGTLGILRFPDVYTRLHAATKCDTGGAMSILIALAIASPASPLIRLKFLILAFLIALINPMVSHAIARGAYKYGIKPKVVVDMYAWDNP; encoded by the coding sequence GTGATAGAGTACCTTTTCCTCCTTCTGGGGGAGTCAATAATGATTTTCGGCACGCTGGGGATACTCCGCTTTCCGGACGTTTACACGAGGCTTCATGCCGCCACCAAGTGTGATACCGGGGGAGCAATGAGTATTTTAATAGCCCTGGCAATTGCCTCCCCCGCATCGCCCTTAATCAGGCTTAAATTCCTTATACTGGCATTTTTAATAGCCTTGATAAACCCCATGGTCTCCCACGCGATCGCAAGGGGGGCCTACAAATACGGGATAAAACCGAAAGTCGTGGTGGACATGTATGCCTGGGACAATCCTTGA
- a CDS encoding monovalent cation/H+ antiporter complex subunit F, protein MVEEDLLVSPFGYGALILLITSMILSYRVLFGPTLADRIVGINTVTTKVVVVLAILGFITNHYFFLDLAIVLLMVNAVGGLILAKYMEGAK, encoded by the coding sequence ATGGTTGAAGAAGATCTTCTGGTGAGCCCTTTTGGTTACGGGGCCTTGATACTCCTGATAACTTCCATGATACTGTCCTATAGAGTCCTCTTCGGCCCAACGCTGGCCGACAGGATTGTGGGAATTAACACGGTGACCACGAAGGTGGTGGTGGTTCTGGCCATCCTCGGTTTTATAACGAACCATTACTTCTTTTTGGACCTTGCAATAGTGCTGTTGATGGTAAACGCGGTAGGGGGGTTGATTCTGGCAAAGTACATGGAGGGAGCGAAGTGA
- a CDS encoding Na+/H+ antiporter subunit E produces MSRAPFYLRERLDEIKQRLLFESYEAQKLPKWEQIVLTWIALFSFWIIISANTVLENLIVGGVATFTISLFMYGMLTDDIRRSGHIVEKILYIALFVIPQYVFIMAFRLIESNFKVAKHAILMDINPGIVKIKTDLHSDTGITILANSITLTPGTLTLDVDKKLGETYLYVHWIDVETLNREKAGEKIKGDIEGWLKKIFW; encoded by the coding sequence ATGAGTAGAGCGCCTTTTTATCTCAGAGAGCGGCTTGATGAAATAAAGCAGAGGCTGTTGTTTGAGAGTTATGAAGCACAAAAACTTCCAAAATGGGAGCAGATAGTTTTAACCTGGATCGCGCTTTTTTCATTTTGGATCATTATAAGTGCGAATACGGTGTTAGAAAACCTGATCGTTGGCGGAGTGGCCACGTTTACAATCTCCCTTTTTATGTACGGAATGCTCACCGACGATATAAGAAGGAGCGGCCACATAGTGGAAAAAATACTGTACATTGCCCTTTTTGTTATTCCGCAATACGTTTTCATCATGGCTTTCAGGCTGATTGAGAGCAACTTTAAGGTGGCAAAGCATGCAATCCTTATGGACATAAACCCGGGTATTGTGAAAATAAAGACAGATTTACACTCGGACACGGGCATAACGATTCTGGCCAATTCCATAACCCTAACCCCGGGTACGCTTACTTTAGATGTGGACAAAAAGCTTGGAGAAACATACCTGTACGTTCACTGGATAGATGTTGAAACCCTCAACAGAGAAAAGGCCGGGGAGAAAATTAAGGGGGATATTGAAGGATGGTTGAAGAAGATCTTCTGGTGA
- the udg gene encoding type-4 uracil-DNA glycosylase: MNRERAMRELEERIRECRKCPLGELRTNAVPGAGSYYARVMFVGEAPGYWEDQKGLPFVGRAGKVLDELLAGIGLSRDDVYITNVVKCRPPNNRDPTEEEIRACSPYLDRQIDLIRPKVIVPLGRHSMRYILEKFGFDVEPISRIHGETFEAGTLFGKIIIMPMYHPAVALYRSQLREELERDFKKLGTLLKGLL, from the coding sequence ATGAACAGGGAAAGGGCAATGAGGGAGCTTGAGGAGCGGATAAGGGAATGTCGGAAATGCCCCCTCGGTGAGCTAAGGACGAACGCCGTCCCGGGTGCCGGGAGTTATTACGCTCGCGTTATGTTCGTGGGGGAAGCACCGGGCTACTGGGAGGATCAGAAGGGCCTTCCCTTCGTTGGGAGGGCGGGAAAGGTTCTGGACGAACTCCTCGCCGGTATAGGCCTCAGCCGGGATGACGTTTACATCACCAACGTTGTGAAGTGCCGCCCTCCGAACAACAGGGACCCCACGGAGGAGGAGATCAGAGCGTGCTCGCCCTATCTCGACAGGCAGATAGACCTGATCAGGCCCAAGGTTATAGTGCCCCTCGGGAGGCATTCGATGCGCTACATCCTCGAGAAGTTCGGCTTCGACGTGGAGCCGATAAGCAGGATCCACGGGGAAACCTTCGAGGCAGGAACCCTCTTCGGTAAGATCATCATAATGCCGATGTACCATCCGGCGGTGGCCCTTTACAGATCCCAGCTCAGGGAAGAACTTGAGAGGGACTTTAAAAAGCTTGGAACCCTCCTGAAGGGTTTACTTTAA